Proteins from a genomic interval of Acanthopagrus latus isolate v.2019 chromosome 7, fAcaLat1.1, whole genome shotgun sequence:
- the LOC119022490 gene encoding L-rhamnose-binding lectin SML-like gives MLGFRLPISTLLLATTCLLMTADVSAKSVISCDNGVSVQHLSCDSGVISVQAALYGRADRDTCSEGRPPQQLTNTKCSQQGTVDVLRRRCDGKRVCELSTNVLRTSDPCPGIFKYLETNYTCFPAFHLVVCEHSLARLYCDEGQVILVYGADYGRRDRTTCSYQRPAAQIQNVYCSHPTGRVAESCNGKNSCIIRASNSVFGDPCVGTYKYLEVAYTCQYPV, from the exons ATGTTGGGCTTCAGGCTTCCCATCAGCACACTGT tgctgGCAACAACTTGTTTGCTCATGACAGCAG atgTTTCTGCAAAGAGTGTCATCAGCTGTGACAACGGAGTCAGTGTTCAACATCTCAGCTGTG ACAGCGGTGTGATCAGTGTGCAGGCAGCTCTGTATGGACgagcagacagagacacctGCAGTGAAGGCAGACCTCCACAACAGCTCACCAATACAAAGTGCTCTCAGCAGGGCACTGTGGACGTCCTCAGGAGGAG GTGTGATGGCAAGAGAGTGTGTGAACTGAGTACAAATGTGCTCCGTACTTCTGATCCCTGCCCCGGCATCTTTAAATACTTGGAGACCAACTACACCTGCTTCCCTGCAT TTCACCTGGTGGTTTGCGAGCACTCTCTGGCACGCCTTTATTGTG ATGAAGGGCAGGTTATACTCGTGTACGGGGCTGATTATGGGCGCCGTGACCGCACCACATGTTCTTACCAACGTCCTGCTGCTCAGATCCAAAATGTCTACTGCTCACACCCTACGGGAAGAGTGGCTGAAAG CTGTAATGGAAAAAACAGCTGTATTATCAGAGCAAGCAACTCAGTGTTTGGAGACCCCTGTGTCGGCACTTATAAGTACCTGGAGGTGGCCTACACATGCCAGT